One window of the Crateriforma spongiae genome contains the following:
- the groES gene encoding co-chaperone GroES encodes MATSTKINLRPLDDRVVVEPSEAEETTAGGIVLPDSAKEKPQRGTVVAVGPGKLLDSGARGEVSVAVGDTVIYGKYGGSDIEVDGREMKILRENDILAKVL; translated from the coding sequence ATGGCAACCAGCACCAAAATCAACCTGCGTCCCTTGGATGACCGCGTCGTTGTCGAGCCCAGCGAAGCGGAAGAAACCACCGCCGGCGGCATCGTTCTGCCCGATTCGGCCAAAGAAAAGCCGCAACGTGGCACCGTCGTCGCGGTCGGCCCCGGCAAGTTGTTGGACAGCGGCGCCCGTGGCGAAGTCAGCGTGGCCGTTGGCGACACCGTGATTTACGGCAAGTACGGCGGCAGTGACATCGAAGTCGACGGTCGCGAAATGAAGATCCTTCGCGAAAACGACATCTTGGCCAAGGTTCTGTGA
- a CDS encoding peroxiredoxin-like family protein produces MVSHVSADDPTALSVQLQKTADDASKRFPAEVLESFQAGIESVRATGIEQSAKQVGDSAADATLKGWDDQSVTLSEVWQNHPVILMWYRGGWCPYCNLQLRAMQKQLSAIEGAGAKLVVLTPELPEKAKETAEANDLDMLVLHDANNELAKKFGILFQLPDVIVPIYRDKLELAKYNGNDAMELPLSATYVIDTDGKITYAFLDADYKKRAEPAEVVAAVKQLQ; encoded by the coding sequence ATGGTTTCTCACGTTTCTGCCGACGATCCCACCGCGTTGTCCGTGCAGTTGCAAAAAACGGCAGACGACGCATCGAAACGATTTCCGGCCGAAGTCCTTGAATCCTTTCAAGCGGGAATTGAAAGCGTTCGCGCGACTGGCATCGAACAGTCGGCAAAACAGGTAGGTGACAGCGCAGCCGATGCGACGTTGAAAGGCTGGGACGATCAGTCGGTCACGCTAAGCGAGGTTTGGCAAAACCATCCGGTCATTTTGATGTGGTATCGCGGCGGATGGTGCCCCTATTGCAACCTGCAATTGCGAGCGATGCAGAAGCAACTGAGTGCCATCGAAGGTGCTGGTGCGAAGCTTGTGGTGCTAACGCCGGAGTTGCCAGAGAAAGCCAAAGAAACCGCGGAAGCCAACGATCTGGACATGCTCGTCTTGCACGATGCCAACAACGAATTAGCCAAAAAGTTCGGGATCCTTTTTCAGCTGCCCGACGTGATCGTACCGATTTATCGGGACAAGCTGGAACTTGCGAAGTACAACGGCAACGACGCGATGGAATTGCCATTGTCCGCCACCTACGTCATCGATACCGACGGCAAGATCACCTACGCGTTTCTGGATGCTGATTACAAGAAGCGAGCGGAACCTGCCGAAGTGGTCGCCGCGGTGAAGCAGTTGCAGTAA
- the groL gene encoding chaperonin GroEL (60 kDa chaperone family; promotes refolding of misfolded polypeptides especially under stressful conditions; forms two stacked rings of heptamers to form a barrel-shaped 14mer; ends can be capped by GroES; misfolded proteins enter the barrel where they are refolded when GroES binds), whose product MAKQLLFDDHARARMLAGVDKLAKAVATTMGPTGRNVIVDKSFGGPTVTKDGVTVAKEIELEDRFENMGAKLVIEVAQKTSDLAGDGTTTATVLARAIFKEGLRNIVAGSNPTAIRRGIDRGVQAACDQLHELGRPVSGKEEVAHVGAISANNDPEIGNLLADALERVGKDGVITVEEGKSRTTEVDYVDGMQFDKGYISPYFITDPGTMEAGLENALVLLYEKKISNIRDLVPLLEKTAQSGQPLLIIAEDVDAEALTLLVVNKLRGTLNVCAVKAPGFGDRRKAMLGDIATLTGGTLISEDLGIQLENVTLDQLGRAKKVTVDKGHTTIVEGAGKREDIDKRVAQIRAQIEQTDSDYDKEKFQERLAKLSGGVAVISVGAETEAEMKQTKARLEDALHATRAAIEEGILPGGGVALVRCREAVEAAKKKARGDEKIGVDIVLNALDAPMRQIADNGGIDGSVVVDEVSQKDVNTGFNAYTGEYTDMVKAGVIDPVKVVRTALTNAGSIAGLLLTTEALVTDYDQEDKDKVPVEGVVS is encoded by the coding sequence GTGGCAAAACAACTTTTGTTCGACGATCACGCACGGGCCCGAATGCTGGCCGGCGTCGACAAACTTGCCAAAGCCGTCGCGACGACCATGGGCCCGACCGGCCGTAACGTGATCGTTGACAAATCGTTCGGCGGTCCGACCGTCACCAAGGACGGCGTCACCGTGGCCAAGGAAATCGAACTGGAAGACCGGTTCGAAAACATGGGTGCCAAACTGGTCATCGAAGTCGCGCAAAAGACCAGCGACTTGGCCGGCGACGGCACGACGACCGCAACCGTGTTGGCTCGCGCGATCTTCAAGGAAGGTCTGCGAAACATCGTGGCCGGCAGCAACCCGACCGCCATCCGTCGCGGTATCGATCGTGGCGTCCAAGCCGCTTGCGATCAACTGCACGAGTTGGGTCGACCGGTCAGCGGCAAAGAAGAAGTCGCTCACGTCGGTGCGATTTCCGCCAACAACGATCCGGAAATCGGCAACCTGCTGGCCGATGCCCTGGAACGCGTCGGCAAGGACGGCGTGATCACCGTCGAAGAAGGCAAGTCGCGCACCACCGAAGTCGATTACGTCGACGGGATGCAGTTCGACAAGGGCTACATTTCGCCCTACTTCATCACCGACCCGGGCACGATGGAAGCCGGTTTGGAAAATGCGTTGGTGCTGCTGTACGAAAAGAAGATCAGCAACATCCGCGACTTGGTACCGCTGTTGGAAAAGACCGCACAGTCGGGCCAACCGCTGTTGATCATCGCCGAAGACGTCGACGCCGAAGCACTGACGTTGTTGGTCGTCAACAAGCTGCGTGGAACTTTGAACGTCTGTGCCGTCAAGGCACCAGGATTCGGCGACCGTCGCAAGGCCATGCTGGGCGACATCGCGACGTTGACCGGTGGAACGCTGATCAGCGAAGACCTGGGCATCCAACTGGAAAACGTCACGTTGGATCAACTGGGTCGCGCCAAGAAAGTCACCGTCGACAAGGGTCACACGACCATCGTCGAAGGTGCCGGCAAGCGTGAAGACATCGACAAGCGTGTCGCACAGATCCGCGCACAGATCGAACAGACCGACAGCGATTACGACAAGGAAAAGTTCCAAGAGCGTTTGGCCAAGCTTTCCGGTGGCGTTGCTGTGATCAGCGTCGGTGCGGAAACCGAAGCCGAAATGAAGCAAACCAAGGCTCGCTTGGAAGACGCACTGCACGCAACCCGTGCGGCGATCGAAGAAGGCATTCTGCCCGGTGGCGGTGTCGCCCTGGTGCGTTGCCGCGAAGCGGTCGAAGCGGCCAAGAAGAAGGCTCGCGGCGACGAAAAAATCGGCGTCGACATTGTCTTGAACGCGTTGGACGCGCCGATGCGTCAAATCGCCGACAACGGCGGAATCGACGGCAGCGTCGTGGTCGACGAAGTCAGCCAAAAGGACGTCAACACCGGCTTCAACGCTTACACCGGTGAGTACACCGACATGGTCAAGGCCGGCGTGATCGACCCGGTCAAGGTTGTGCGGACCGCGTTGACCAACGCCGGCAGCATCGCCGGATTGTTGCTGACGACCGAAGCTTTGGTCACCGATTACGACCAAGAAGACAAGGACAAGGTCCCGGTCGAAGGCGTTGTGTCCTAA
- the dnaJ gene encoding molecular chaperone DnaJ: MAEKTCYYEVLRVERTATKQEIDRAYRKLAIKYHPDSNRDSEDAVEKFKEATEAYEVLSDADKRARYDQYGHAGVEGAAHQFTDVEDIFEAFGDMFGGGMFGDLFGNRGRGGGRRRRRGADIRCDVTLTLEEAARGVKKNVSFRRRVPCKTCGGDGAAPGSQPVTCNTCGGRGQVIQSAGILRVQTTCPTCQGRGQQISEPCKDCRGSGQQNERAELAVEIPPGVDDGMRVRLSNEGEASPDGGPNGDCYCFITVQPHDLFQREGNHLVLQMPISYSQAALGANIEVPTLDGPHQLTVPAGTQNGEVFTVKGEGVADPRGGRPGDLLVQVFVEVPKKLSSEQQTLLRQLADLDHESVLPQRTSFLDKLKQFFDPDAETAASKSG, from the coding sequence ATGGCCGAAAAGACCTGCTATTACGAAGTGCTTCGGGTCGAGCGGACCGCGACCAAGCAGGAGATTGATCGCGCGTACCGAAAACTTGCGATCAAATACCACCCTGACAGCAACCGTGACAGCGAAGACGCGGTCGAGAAATTCAAAGAAGCGACCGAGGCCTATGAGGTCTTGAGCGACGCGGACAAACGCGCCCGCTACGACCAGTATGGTCACGCGGGCGTTGAGGGTGCCGCCCATCAGTTCACCGACGTCGAAGACATCTTCGAAGCCTTTGGCGACATGTTCGGTGGCGGCATGTTCGGCGATTTGTTTGGCAACCGCGGGCGCGGCGGCGGACGACGACGCCGACGCGGCGCCGACATCCGCTGTGACGTCACGCTGACGTTGGAAGAAGCCGCCCGCGGCGTCAAGAAGAATGTCTCCTTTCGCCGCCGAGTGCCCTGCAAAACATGCGGCGGCGACGGCGCCGCTCCCGGCAGCCAACCGGTCACCTGCAACACCTGTGGCGGTCGCGGACAAGTCATCCAGTCCGCGGGCATCCTGCGGGTCCAAACGACCTGCCCGACCTGTCAGGGCCGCGGTCAACAAATCAGCGAACCGTGCAAAGATTGCCGGGGCAGCGGCCAGCAAAACGAACGCGCCGAATTGGCCGTGGAGATTCCGCCCGGTGTCGACGACGGCATGCGGGTGCGATTGTCCAACGAAGGCGAAGCCAGCCCGGACGGCGGCCCCAACGGTGATTGCTATTGTTTCATCACCGTCCAGCCACACGATTTGTTTCAACGCGAAGGCAACCACCTGGTCCTGCAGATGCCGATCAGCTACAGCCAAGCGGCGCTGGGGGCAAACATCGAGGTCCCGACGTTGGACGGACCGCACCAGTTGACCGTGCCGGCGGGCACCCAAAACGGCGAAGTCTTTACCGTCAAAGGCGAAGGCGTCGCCGATCCACGGGGCGGACGCCCCGGCGACCTGTTGGTCCAAGTCTTTGTGGAAGTCCCCAAGAAACTTTCATCCGAACAACAAACGCTGCTTCGCCAACTTGCCGATCTGGATCACGAATCGGTGCTGCCCCAGCGGACCAGTTTTCTGGACAAGCTGAAGCAGTTTTTTGATCCTGATGCTGAAACAGCCGCGAGCAAATCCGGCTAA
- a CDS encoding FmdB family zinc ribbon protein, with protein sequence MPTYDYECDACGHEMELFQGINDPVKKKCPECGKSKLRRLFGSGAAIMFKGSGFYETDYRSDSYKKGAAADKKSSDSKSDSKSKTKSKTSAKSKKSD encoded by the coding sequence ATGCCCACCTATGACTATGAGTGCGATGCCTGTGGTCACGAAATGGAGTTGTTCCAGGGCATCAATGATCCGGTGAAGAAGAAGTGCCCCGAATGTGGCAAGTCAAAGCTGCGTCGACTGTTCGGCAGCGGTGCGGCAATCATGTTCAAGGGCAGCGGGTTCTACGAAACCGACTATCGAAGCGACAGCTATAAAAAAGGTGCCGCAGCGGACAAGAAGTCGTCGGACAGCAAGTCTGATTCGAAGTCGAAAACCAAGTCGAAGACTTCGGCCAAGTCCAAAAAGTCGGACTGA
- the grpE gene encoding nucleotide exchange factor GrpE: protein MTSDIESSDTADRQPVEDELDLNAETDAAHASDDATSAPQPETRDEEMERLRGEVEEANRKALQAQAEAENFRKRMRKSFEDDLKYAGVPMVTDLLQVRDNLMRAIEAAEGTESVQGLRDGVQMVAKQLDDTFAKYAIKEIPADGEAFDPNYHEAISQMPSDDVESGMVMHVAVSGWQMHDRVLRPAQVIVSSGSAQ from the coding sequence ATGACCAGTGATATCGAATCCAGTGACACCGCCGATCGCCAACCCGTCGAAGACGAATTGGATTTGAACGCCGAAACCGACGCCGCACACGCATCTGACGACGCCACCAGCGCCCCCCAGCCCGAAACACGGGACGAGGAAATGGAACGCTTGCGCGGCGAGGTGGAAGAAGCCAATCGCAAGGCGTTGCAGGCACAGGCCGAAGCGGAAAACTTTCGCAAACGGATGCGCAAGTCGTTCGAAGACGATTTGAAGTACGCCGGTGTTCCAATGGTGACCGACTTGTTGCAAGTCCGCGACAACTTGATGCGTGCCATCGAAGCGGCCGAGGGTACCGAGTCGGTCCAGGGCCTGCGCGATGGCGTTCAAATGGTTGCCAAGCAACTGGACGACACGTTTGCCAAGTACGCGATCAAAGAAATCCCGGCCGACGGCGAAGCGTTTGATCCAAACTATCACGAAGCCATTTCGCAAATGCCCAGCGACGACGTTGAAAGCGGCATGGTCATGCACGTGGCGGTCAGCGGATGGCAAATGCACGACCGTGTGCTGCGTCCGGCACAGGTGATCGTCAGCAGCGGATCAGCTCAGTAG
- a CDS encoding polyprenyl synthetase family protein translates to MDAAPVTLHNVNGSDVAHAGAAGNGDARLKQLLGQVYRPIRQPMQQVEDLLTRQLQSPYESMNPLLCHGTQLGGKRLRPAMLLLSGLNFGPLTDAHLRMAVVIEMIHTATLIHDDVLDEATVRRRVPTVNARWNDHVSILFGDYLFSQSFRLAAEIGSIEACQWIGEASRLVCEGELRQVLGRDWLQIDEDAYFDMIQGKTAELCRVATQLGARLSGADDDAVDAMARYGEAVGMAFQIADDYLDLWGDDATVGKTLGTDLQQGKLTLPVIRMLQQAEPVDRERLQAVLSGPPEQRFDGIRDDLMSGDAAEYTRQVASRFRDQAIEAVHSVQASSVSDSLVQIARFAVQRRF, encoded by the coding sequence GTGGACGCTGCCCCTGTCACTCTGCACAACGTGAATGGTTCCGACGTTGCCCATGCGGGAGCCGCCGGTAACGGTGACGCTCGCTTGAAACAACTGTTGGGTCAGGTTTACCGCCCGATTCGCCAGCCGATGCAGCAAGTCGAAGACCTGCTGACGCGTCAGTTGCAAAGCCCCTACGAATCAATGAACCCGCTGTTGTGCCACGGTACGCAGTTGGGTGGCAAACGATTGCGGCCGGCGATGTTGCTGTTGTCGGGTCTGAATTTCGGCCCGCTGACCGACGCCCATCTGCGGATGGCGGTCGTGATCGAGATGATTCATACGGCGACGCTGATCCACGACGACGTGTTGGATGAGGCCACTGTCCGGCGGCGTGTTCCCACCGTGAACGCCCGCTGGAACGACCACGTCAGCATCCTGTTCGGTGATTATCTGTTTTCGCAAAGTTTCCGATTGGCCGCGGAAATCGGATCGATCGAAGCCTGTCAGTGGATCGGCGAGGCGTCACGGTTGGTGTGCGAAGGCGAATTGCGTCAAGTTTTGGGCCGCGACTGGCTGCAGATTGATGAAGATGCCTATTTTGACATGATCCAGGGCAAGACCGCGGAGCTTTGCCGGGTCGCGACACAACTGGGCGCTCGCCTTTCGGGTGCCGATGACGATGCGGTCGACGCGATGGCCCGGTACGGCGAAGCGGTCGGGATGGCGTTTCAGATCGCCGACGACTATTTGGACCTGTGGGGCGATGATGCGACGGTCGGCAAGACCTTGGGGACGGATCTGCAGCAAGGCAAACTGACGCTGCCGGTCATCCGCATGCTGCAACAAGCCGAACCGGTGGATCGAGAACGATTGCAGGCCGTACTTTCCGGTCCGCCAGAGCAACGATTCGACGGGATTCGCGACGATCTCATGTCCGGTGATGCCGCCGAATACACGCGTCAGGTCGCCAGTCGATTCCGTGACCA